TTGATTGTCGCTGCTGTCAGGAAAGGCATATTTGTAAGCAGGCAAAGAACTGGAATTGTATCCGTTTCCGGTTCTTTTCAGCGGTGTGCCATTTTTCCAAATGGATTGCATGTAGTTCCAGTAATGAACAGTTGTGGTAGGATTAGACGTGGCACTTGAATCAGGATAACCACCATTGTTATAATACATAATGTAAGCGAGACCGCTTGGTTCATTCGGTTCATCTATTATACAGTCCTTGTTATTATCTATCCCATCGTTAGGTATTGCCAAAGGGAAATCTAAGAATGTATACCCTGCGCAGGCGGGATAATCGCCAAATTCAAAATCATAGCCATCTCCATCGTATATAAAAACTGCGTTTCTTTGAATATCACTGCCTGCAAAATCATCCCAGCAAAATCCCATGTCTAAATCGCTCCACCAAGTCACGAAAAAAGGATTGTAAGTATTGGCAGATCGATTGATAATTCTGTATTGAAAAAATAAAGTATTGTTTAATGCAGAGTCGTTGGGCATATTGAACCCATAAATCATTTGATGAACTTCAACACCTAATGGTAAACCTTGTGTTTCGGTATGAGATGTATTATCGTTATAAATAGCAAAAATAGCTTCGTCTCCCTTAATGCATGGATAATCCCCAAACTGAGGTTCGTAAACACCATTATTGTTCAAATCTTTAAAAGGAGCAAGATGAGAGGCATGACCAAGCGATACATTGCCATGTGTGGGCCATTGTGCAATAGGTAAAGGAATTGTAGAATATAAATTCAAACGAAAACTATCCACCATACTTTTTCTGACTTTCCACAATTTATTCCAGGAGAAAGGGGCTGAAGGATATGGGCCATATTTAAAGTCGCTTC
This Spirochaetota bacterium DNA region includes the following protein-coding sequences:
- a CDS encoding T9SS type A sorting domain-containing protein produces the protein MKKLYIISLILIVCFLGGILYSQIYFDEIVVNKIKIKPITSNGYVGNYSNLYGAYYAPVDSTTQVCRGSALWLGGLDAGGQLHLAAQTYAQIGSDFKYGPYPSAPFSWNKLWKVRKSMVDSFRLNLYSTIPLPIAQWPTHGNVSLGHASHLAPFKDLNNNGVYEPQFGDYPCIKGDEAIFAIYNDNTSHTETQGLPLGVEVHQMIYGFNMPNDSALNNTLFFQYRIINRSANTYNPFFVTWWSDLDMGFCWDDFAGSDIQRNAVFIYDGDGYDFEFGDYPACAGYTFLDFPLAIPNDGIDNNKDCIIDEPNEPSGLAYIMYYNNGGYPDSSATSNPTTTVHYWNYMQSIWKNGTPLKRTGNGYNSSSLPAYKYAFPDSSDNQYGWGSNGNCSSPVTYTNSWDEISAGNSPHDRRIVSTIGPLILPPSGEVCFSFAFIFAENNNHFQDNVYAVRLFKRRVEQVQNFFQANHLAGCDCSILTETEEMKNTSFVEKVYPNPAYEYLNIHLNTNQKISRLYLTDISGRIYEYSVKFSANSNNLLQMDISSLPNGYYILVLQNDLYQKTHLPIIVQH